The Apium graveolens cultivar Ventura unplaced genomic scaffold, ASM990537v1 ctg7544, whole genome shotgun sequence genome has a window encoding:
- the LOC141704199 gene encoding calcium sensing receptor, chloroplastic-like, whose product MVMMISCYVEDTIGQVQEVGSSVFDVLSKVFGAVSEVVNPGVDAVLPILQQAGDQAGKYAFPTISEASKKAQEAIMQSSGFDMETAAKAHHCSDYSIIGC is encoded by the exons ATGGTAATGATGATCAGTTGTTAC GTTGAAGATACAATTGGTCAAGTGCAAGAAGTGGGTTCCAGTGTTTTCGATGTTTTAAGCAAAGTTTTTGGAGCTGTTTCTGAAGTGGTAAATCCTGGGGTTGATGCAGTATTGCCTATCTTGCAGCAAGCTGGAGACCAGGCTGGGAAGTATGCTTTTCCTACAATTTCAGAAGCTTCCAAAAAAGCTCAAGAAGCAATAATGCAAAGCTCTGGATTTGATATGGAAACTGCTGCTAAG GCTCACCACTGCTCTGACTATAGCATCATCGGCTGCTGA
- the LOC141704198 gene encoding dnaJ protein homolog: MFGRAPKKSNNTKYYEVLGIFKNVTQDELKKAYRKAAIKNHPDKGGDSDKFKEISHAYEVLSDPEKREIYDQYGEDALKEGMGGPGEMHDPVEMFHSFFNGASPFGHGNGRVQRQKRGEDVVHPLKISLEDMYSGTSKKLSLSHNVICSKCKGKGSKSGASMKCSGCHGSGRKVSMRQLGPSMYQQMQHPCDECKGSGEKIRDKDRCSQCKGEKVVQEKKVMNVIVDKGMKNGQKITYAGEADEAVWCWLFTRPLFTRPLINLKM, from the exons ATGTTTGGAAGAGCCCCAAAGAAGAGTAACAACACCAAGTATTATGAAGTTTTGGGCATTTTCAAGAATGTCACACAAGATGAGTTGAAGAAGGCTTATCGCAAGGCTGCTATCAAGAATCATCCTGATAAAGGCGGCGATTCTGATAAG TTTAAGGAGATTTCTCATGCCTATGAGGTTCTTAGTGATCCAGAGAAGCGTGAGATATATGATCAATATGGtgaagatgcactcaaggaaGGAATGGGTGGTCCGGGTGAGATGCATGACCCGGTTGAAATGTTCCACTCTTTCTTTAATGGTGCAAGCCCATTTG GTCATGGTAACGGTAGGGTGCAGAGACAAAAGAGAGGAGAGGATGTTGTGCATCCCCTTAAGATCTCTCTGGAAGATATGTATAGTGGTACCTCAAAGAAGCTTTCACTTTCCCACAATGTGATTTGCAGCAAATGCAAAGG TAAGGGATCAAAATCCGGGGCATCCATGAAGTGTTCAGGTTGCCATGGGTCTGGTAGGAAGGTATCCATGAGACAGCTTGGACCTTCTATGTATCAGCAAATGCAGCATCCTTGCGATGAATGCAAAGGATCAGGAGAGAAGATAAGGGACAAGGATCGTTGTTCCCAATGCAAGGGAGAGAAGGTAGTTCAAGAGAAAAAAGTTATGAATGTTATTGTGGATAAGGGTATGAAGAATGGACAGAAGATTACTTATGCTGGTGAAGCTGATGAAGCGGTATGGTGTTGGCTGTTTACACGCCCCCTGTTTACACGCCCCCTGATTAATTTAAAAATGTGA